A genomic stretch from Macaca nemestrina isolate mMacNem1 chromosome 16, mMacNem.hap1, whole genome shotgun sequence includes:
- the LOC105485621 gene encoding proline-rich protein 20E-like: MEPRRSKRLRLMAPNQGGRPTEPFCSVVDPEDSAEVQSTESHAEPVQPSKPIAYVKPLRWEPPARTESAPPAERGRRRGGSRLAGRGRGRGRGARRNAGQRQGAEHLLGPDMHIQLHHHGEPGHQGEPEIRQTSAFSFPETAPVPGTVQEGPGPDVAHPEVGHQEPLPASGPEANAQEPMLTIYPCIGFRALGGSAVLQVIQTANGTYVQGIPVFVTNIAC, encoded by the exons ATGGAACCAAGGCGTTCAAAGCGACTGCGCCTCATGGCCCCTAATCAAG GTGGGCGTCCTACAGAGCCATTCTGCTCTGTTGTGGACCCCGAAGACTCCGCGGAAGTCCAGTCCACGGAGAGCCACGCAGAGCCAGTCCAACCCTCCAAACCCATTGCTTACGTGAAACCCTTGAGATGGGAGCCCCCAGCTCGCACAGAATCGGCTCCTCctgcagagagaggccggcggaGGGGAGGAAGCCGGCTGGCTGGGCGAGGCCGTGGTAGAGGGCGTGGGGCCCGCAGGAATGCTGGCCAGAGACAGGGGGCAGAACACTTGCTGGGACCAGACATGCACATCCAACTGCACCACCATGGAGAGCCAGGCCACCAGGGGGAACCGGAAATCAGGCAGACCTCAGCCTTCTCTTTTCCTGAAACAGCTCCTGTCCCTGGAACTGTGCAGGAAGGCCCTGGCCCTGATGTGGCCCATCCTGAGGTGGGGCATCAGGAGCCActccctgcctctggccctgAAGCTAATGCCCAGGAGCCCATGTTGACGATCTATCCCTGCATCGGGTTTAGGGCTCTGGGTGGCTCAGCTGTTTTACAGGTCATTCAAACCGCCAATGGGACCTATGTTCAAGGGATCCCAGTGTTCGTCACCAACATTGCATGCTGA